The proteins below are encoded in one region of Chitinophagales bacterium:
- a CDS encoding transposase, producing the protein MSTGYKILDQNALFYLTFQIVDWVDIFTRKIYKDIVIESFSYCMEHKGLNLYAYVIMSNHIHLIASAREGFALSDIIRDFKKHTAKRFLEEISKPTESRNDWMLKRF; encoded by the coding sequence ATGAGCACAGGATACAAGATTTTAGACCAGAATGCATTATTCTATTTGACGTTCCAGATAGTAGATTGGGTAGATATTTTTACACGAAAAATTTATAAAGATATTGTTATAGAAAGTTTCAGTTATTGTATGGAGCATAAGGGATTGAACTTATATGCTTATGTCATTATGTCTAATCATATTCATTTGATAGCTAGTGCTAGAGAAGGATTTGCATTGAGTGATATCATCAGAGATTTCAAGAAGCATACTGCTAAACGATTTTTAGAAGAAATAAGCAAGCCAACAGAAAGTAGAAATGACTGGATGTTAAAACGATTTTAA